Proteins encoded by one window of Brienomyrus brachyistius isolate T26 chromosome 1, BBRACH_0.4, whole genome shotgun sequence:
- the LOC125746586 gene encoding filaggrin-2-like, with translation MAMCFTDVWPDKDKDGVKEASQRRAREKSGEMTAMRGRAQEGGTGHVWLNHRVAQATSGSITGWHRPSLAQSHRGTGHVWLNHRVAQATPGTITRRHRPSLAQSHSGTGHAWHNHTEAQATPGTITQRHRPSLAQSHDGTGHAWHNHTEAQATSGSITGWHRPSLAQSHGGTAHVWLNHRVAQATSGSITGWHRPSLAQSHGGTGQAWHNDTEAQAKPGTMTRRHRPRLAQSHGGTAHVWLNHRVAQATPGTITRRHRPHLAQSHGGTGHAWHNHTEAQPTFGSITGWHRPHLAQSHGGTGHIWLNHTEAQAKPGTITRRHRPSLAQ, from the exons ATGGCGATGTGTTTTACTGATGTATGGCCTGATAAAGACAAGGATGGGGTGAAGGAAGCAAGCCAAAGGAGGGCAAGAGAGAAGAGCGGGGAGATGACGGCGATGCGAGGGCGTGCACAGGAG GGTGGCACAGGCCACGTCTGGCTCAATCACAGGGTGGCACAGGCCACGTCTGGCTCAATCACAGGGTGGCACAGGCCAAGCCTGGCACAATCACACAGAGGCACAGGCCACGTCTGGCTCAATCACAGGGTGGCACAGGCCACGCCTGGCACAATCACACGGAGGCACAGGCCAAGCCTGGCACAATCACACAGTGGCACAGGCCACGCCTGGCACAATCACACGGAGGCACAGGCCACGCCTGGTACAATCACACAGAGGCACAGGCCAAGCCTGGCACAATCACACGATGGCACAGGCCACGCCTGGCACAATCACACGGAGGCACAGGCCACATCTGGCTCAATCACAGGGTGGCACAGGCCAAGCCTGGCACAATCACACGGAGGCACAGCCCACGTTTGGCTCAATCACAGGGTGGCACAG GCCACATCTGGCTCAATCACAGGGTGGCACAGGCCAAGCCTGGCACAATCACACGGAGGCACAGGCCAAGCCTGGCACAATGACACGGAGGCACAGGCCAAGCCTGGCACAATGACACGGAGGCACAGGCCACGCCTGGCACAATCACACGGAGGCACAGCCCACGTTTGGCTCAATCACAGGGTGGCACAGGCCACGCCTGGCACAATTACACGGAGGCACAGGCCACATCTGGCTCAATCACACGGAGGCACAGGCCACGCCTGGCACAATCACACGGAGGCACAGCCCACGTTTGGCTCAATCACAGGGTGGCACAGGCCACACCTGGCACAATCACACGGAGGCACAGGCCACATCTGGCTCAATCACACGGAGGCACAGGCCAAGCCTGGCACAATCACACGGAGGCACAGGCCAAGCCTGGCACAATGA